A single region of the Bacteroides intestinalis DSM 17393 genome encodes:
- the glmM gene encoding phosphoglucosamine mutase, whose amino-acid sequence MTLIKSISGIRGTIGGGAGVGLNPLDIVKFTSAYATLIRKTCTVKSNKIVVGRDARISGEMVKNVVVGTLMGMGWDVVDIDLASTPTTELAVTMEGASGGIILTASHNPKQWNALKLLNERGEFLNAAEGNEVLRIAEAEEFDFADVDHLGSYRKDLTYNQKHIDSVLALSLVDVEAIRKANFRVAIDCVNSVGGIILPELLEQLGVQHVEKLYCEPTGDFQHNPEPLEKNLGDIMNLMKGGKADVAFVVDPDVDRLAMICEDGKMYGEEYTLVSVADYVLKHTPGNTVSNLSSTRALRDVTRKYGKEYFASAVGEVNVTTKMKEVGAVIGGEGNGGVIYPESHYGRDALVGIALFLSHLAHEGKKVSELRATYPAYFMAKNRVDLTPETDVDAILAKVKELYKDEEINDIDGVKIDFADKWVHLRKSNTEPIIRVYSEASTAEAAEEIGQKIMKVIEDLAK is encoded by the coding sequence TCACATCAGCGTATGCCACACTTATTCGCAAAACGTGCACGGTAAAAAGCAACAAAATTGTAGTAGGACGCGACGCCCGTATTTCGGGTGAAATGGTAAAGAATGTAGTAGTAGGTACCCTGATGGGCATGGGATGGGATGTAGTGGACATTGATCTGGCTTCTACACCGACCACCGAATTGGCCGTAACTATGGAAGGCGCCAGTGGTGGTATTATCCTGACTGCTTCGCACAATCCGAAACAATGGAATGCCCTGAAATTGCTGAATGAACGCGGCGAATTTCTGAATGCTGCCGAAGGTAACGAAGTACTTCGCATTGCCGAGGCTGAAGAATTTGACTTTGCTGATGTAGATCATCTGGGATCATATCGCAAGGATCTGACTTACAATCAAAAACATATAGACAGTGTGTTGGCGCTTAGTCTGGTGGATGTAGAAGCTATCAGAAAGGCGAACTTCCGCGTGGCTATTGATTGTGTGAACTCTGTGGGTGGTATTATTCTGCCTGAGTTACTGGAACAACTGGGTGTACAACATGTAGAGAAGCTTTACTGCGAACCGACCGGTGATTTCCAACATAATCCTGAACCGCTTGAAAAGAATCTGGGGGACATTATGAACCTGATGAAAGGTGGCAAGGCTGATGTAGCTTTCGTAGTTGACCCTGACGTAGACCGCTTGGCAATGATTTGCGAAGATGGAAAAATGTATGGCGAAGAATATACGCTGGTGAGCGTAGCCGATTATGTGTTGAAACATACTCCGGGTAATACAGTTTCTAACCTGAGTTCTACACGTGCTTTGCGTGATGTAACCCGTAAGTATGGCAAGGAATATTTTGCTTCTGCCGTAGGCGAAGTAAACGTTACTACTAAAATGAAAGAAGTGGGTGCCGTGATCGGTGGTGAAGGCAATGGTGGAGTTATTTATCCGGAAAGTCACTACGGACGTGATGCGCTGGTTGGTATTGCCTTGTTCCTGAGCCATCTGGCACATGAGGGCAAGAAGGTGAGCGAGCTTCGTGCAACTTATCCTGCTTATTTCATGGCAAAGAATCGCGTAGATCTGACTCCTGAAACAGATGTGGATGCTATTCTGGCTAAGGTGAAAGAACTTTATAAGGATGAAGAAATCAATGACATCGATGGTGTGAAAATAGACTTTGCCGATAAGTGGGTACACTTGCGTAAAAGTAACACCGAACCGATTATCCGCGTGTATAGTGAAGCTTCTACAGCGGAAGCAGCTGAAGAAATCGGTCAGAAGATAATGAAAGTGATTGAAGATCTGGCAAAGTAA
- a CDS encoding NUDIX hydrolase: MNSDNNQEMFPIVDEQGNITGAATRGECHNGSKLLHPVIHLHVFNSKGELYMQKRPEWKDIQPGKWDTSVGGHVDLGESVEMALKREVREELGITDFTPETITSYVFESAREKELVFVHKTVYDGEITPSDELDGGRFWTVEEIKENMGKGIFTPNFEGEIEKVLSLK, translated from the coding sequence ATGAACAGCGATAATAACCAAGAAATGTTTCCTATCGTCGACGAACAGGGAAATATCACAGGTGCCGCTACACGTGGCGAATGCCATAATGGTAGCAAACTCTTGCACCCGGTCATTCACCTTCACGTTTTTAATTCCAAAGGCGAACTGTATATGCAGAAACGTCCCGAATGGAAAGATATCCAGCCGGGAAAGTGGGATACTTCCGTAGGAGGACATGTAGACCTGGGCGAAAGTGTAGAAATGGCTCTAAAGCGCGAAGTACGTGAGGAACTGGGCATTACTGACTTTACTCCCGAAACCATTACGAGTTACGTTTTTGAATCTGCACGCGAGAAAGAGCTTGTCTTTGTACACAAAACGGTTTACGACGGTGAAATCACCCCCAGTGACGAACTGGACGGCGGACGATTCTGGACCGTAGAAGAAATTAAAGAGAATATGGGGAAAGGCATATTCACCCCTAACTTTGAAGGAGAGATTGAAAAAGTACTCTCACTAAAATAA